From Flavobacterium lipolyticum, one genomic window encodes:
- a CDS encoding AAA family ATPase, translating into MILKRYKVEKFRSVVDSGWIDCDDVTTLVGINEAGKSNLLLALWKLNPAREGSIDILHDMPVSKLSTFRKTPQDIGFITAEFEIDDESIAYIESKIECNLQGDKSVIVRRYYDRHYTFEFPSGNPISTKMEKANIEIFEGEEAAEVEGEEELKQEELTIIPYKDADLHQAILDVLPSFVYYSNYGNLSSKIYLPNVIKWLNGQSVSGIEINEDQVRTLRVLFDFVKLDPQEILELGKDPKEMAIQRNGGHTNVQPTSAEIKDAENDKEERSILLQSASGDLTKKFREWWKQGEYKFRFEADGDYFRIWVSDSIRTDEVALELRSTGLQWFISFYLIFLVESQEKHKDAILLLDEAGLTLHPLAQKDLALFFNNLSEDNQIINTTHSPFIVDTSNIDRCRVVYMDKDGYTVVSSNLRQGSDALNEKSIYAVHAALGLSVSDVLLQGCQGVVVEGPSDQFYLSAIKGFLIRESLLTPEQEIVFIPSGGVKGVPGVVSMISSKANDLPHIILDSDKSGEDAKKRLLDGLYKGFETRILEVKAYTGTEQTEVEDLIPYQLLKKAIDKLFNSLDEVDFEDSYTPARPIVSQIEEFALANGVILEKGWKVVVSMAAKTQLKNKKTDAIPKEYIEKWIQLFKAITAS; encoded by the coding sequence ATGATATTAAAAAGATATAAAGTAGAAAAGTTCCGGTCAGTTGTTGATAGTGGTTGGATTGATTGCGATGATGTAACCACATTGGTAGGAATAAATGAAGCAGGAAAGTCAAATTTACTTTTAGCGTTATGGAAATTAAACCCTGCTAGAGAAGGAAGTATTGATATCTTGCACGATATGCCAGTTTCTAAATTAAGTACCTTTCGAAAAACTCCGCAAGACATAGGATTTATAACTGCTGAGTTTGAAATTGATGATGAGAGCATAGCCTATATTGAATCCAAAATTGAATGTAATTTACAAGGAGATAAATCTGTTATTGTGAGACGTTATTATGATCGACATTATACATTCGAGTTTCCGAGCGGTAATCCAATATCAACGAAAATGGAAAAAGCTAACATCGAAATTTTTGAAGGAGAAGAAGCTGCAGAAGTAGAGGGTGAAGAAGAACTAAAACAAGAAGAATTAACTATTATTCCATATAAAGATGCAGATTTACATCAGGCAATTCTAGATGTATTACCGTCTTTCGTTTATTATTCAAATTATGGCAATTTATCATCCAAAATCTATCTTCCAAATGTAATTAAATGGCTTAACGGTCAAAGTGTAAGCGGTATTGAAATAAATGAAGACCAAGTTAGAACATTGAGAGTACTTTTTGACTTTGTTAAGTTAGATCCACAAGAAATCTTAGAATTAGGAAAAGATCCAAAAGAAATGGCAATTCAACGTAATGGAGGACATACAAATGTACAACCCACGAGCGCTGAAATTAAAGATGCAGAAAATGATAAAGAAGAACGTAGTATTCTTTTACAATCAGCGTCTGGAGATTTAACTAAGAAATTTAGAGAATGGTGGAAACAAGGTGAATATAAATTTAGATTTGAAGCAGATGGCGATTATTTTCGAATTTGGGTTTCAGATAGTATCAGGACAGATGAAGTAGCATTAGAACTTAGAAGTACAGGATTGCAATGGTTTATTAGTTTTTATCTGATTTTTCTCGTAGAGAGTCAAGAAAAACACAAAGATGCAATATTATTACTTGACGAAGCTGGACTTACTTTACATCCTTTAGCACAAAAGGATCTTGCTCTTTTCTTTAATAATTTATCTGAGGATAATCAAATTATTAACACAACTCATTCTCCATTTATTGTCGATACTTCTAATATTGACAGATGTAGAGTAGTGTATATGGACAAAGATGGATATACAGTCGTATCAAGTAATTTAAGACAAGGTAGTGATGCTCTGAATGAAAAATCCATTTATGCAGTTCATGCTGCTTTAGGATTAAGTGTTTCAGATGTTCTTTTACAAGGTTGTCAGGGTGTAGTGGTTGAGGGGCCATCTGACCAATTTTATCTCAGTGCTATTAAAGGGTTTTTGATTCGAGAATCGCTTTTAACTCCTGAACAGGAAATTGTATTTATACCGTCAGGTGGAGTAAAAGGAGTACCAGGAGTGGTTAGTATGATATCAAGTAAAGCAAATGACTTGCCACATATAATCTTAGATTCTGATAAAAGTGGAGAAGATGCAAAGAAAAGGCTGTTGGATGGATTATATAAGGGATTCGAAACTAGAATACTGGAAGTGAAAGCATATACCGGAACTGAGCAAACTGAAGTAGAAGATTTGATACCTTATCAGTTGTTGAAAAAAGCTATTGACAAACTTTTTAATTCTTTAGATGAAGTAGATTTTGAAGATAGTTACACGCCGGCAAGACCAATTGTTAGTCAAATTGAAGAATTTGCATTAGCTAACGGAGTTATCTTGGAAAAAGGTTGGAAAGTGGTAGTATCAATGGCTGCTAAGACACAATTAAAAAATAAAAAAACAGATGCTATTCCAAAAGAATATATTGAAAAGTGGATTCAGCTTTTTAAAGCAATTACAGCATCTTAA
- a CDS encoding RES family NAD+ phosphorylase, with amino-acid sequence MNSDTSTEKYICYDCVGENHLKNIIKNTGSEIRCSYCENDGLEGFSLIDLANKIEIAFEHHFIQSPENPLENWPFYQFQNSGWENNGMPVIEAIMDAAEIEEEMAADVQEILADRHYDHSAAEMGESSEFESGSSYEIKGHDDFEWQMQWENFEHTLKTRTRFFNKNHEKLLKSIFEDIESLHTHKRKPVVRKIGPKNQLKYLFRARAFQSDKKLKFALEFPDKEIGPPPSEYATAGRMNSRGISVFYGSFNPETALAEIRPPVGCKVAVARFEIKRTLQVLDLSALKLTNIEGSYFDESYARRITNIMFLKKLSQRLTKPVMPDDEHAEYLATQVVAEFLASEFRIDGIIFPSAQSDGGLNVTLFHSASKVITPEVINGSSIEVSLMDWDGEELVHDYRVWVRMPSKPDSNKASQHFPLDLPGQEWGKNDTDLREGTLSIDLDSIRVSHIKSVKIKSVVYDVNHTEYKISSDEVEDK; translated from the coding sequence ATGAATTCGGATACTAGTACAGAAAAATATATTTGTTATGATTGTGTAGGTGAAAATCATTTAAAAAATATAATAAAAAACACTGGTTCAGAAATCAGATGTTCCTATTGTGAAAATGATGGGCTTGAAGGTTTTTCACTAATTGATTTAGCTAATAAAATAGAGATTGCATTTGAACATCATTTCATACAATCACCGGAAAATCCTCTAGAAAACTGGCCTTTTTATCAATTCCAAAATTCTGGTTGGGAAAATAATGGTATGCCGGTAATTGAAGCAATTATGGATGCCGCAGAAATTGAAGAAGAAATGGCGGCAGATGTTCAAGAAATATTGGCGGATCGACATTATGATCATTCAGCAGCAGAAATGGGTGAAAGTAGTGAGTTTGAAAGCGGTTCATCATACGAAATTAAAGGTCATGATGATTTTGAATGGCAGATGCAGTGGGAAAATTTTGAGCATACTCTTAAGACTAGAACGCGCTTTTTTAATAAAAATCATGAGAAGCTTCTAAAATCAATTTTTGAAGACATTGAATCTTTACATACTCATAAAAGAAAACCAGTGGTGCGTAAAATTGGACCTAAAAATCAATTGAAATATCTCTTTAGGGCAAGGGCATTTCAATCTGATAAAAAGCTTAAATTCGCGTTAGAGTTTCCCGATAAAGAAATTGGTCCACCACCTTCAGAATATGCCACCGCGGGAAGAATGAACTCAAGAGGCATTTCAGTTTTTTATGGATCGTTCAATCCTGAAACCGCGTTGGCAGAAATTCGACCTCCAGTAGGTTGCAAGGTAGCGGTAGCACGTTTTGAAATTAAGCGAACATTACAGGTACTCGATTTAAGCGCTCTCAAGTTGACAAACATAGAGGGAAGTTATTTTGATGAAAGCTATGCTCGTCGAATCACGAACATAATGTTTCTAAAAAAATTAAGTCAGCGATTGACTAAACCGGTAATGCCAGATGACGAACATGCTGAATATTTAGCGACGCAAGTTGTTGCAGAATTTTTAGCATCAGAGTTTAGAATTGATGGAATAATATTTCCTTCGGCTCAATCCGATGGAGGGCTTAATGTTACTTTATTTCACTCTGCTTCCAAAGTGATTACTCCAGAAGTTATCAATGGTTCTTCTATTGAAGTAAGCCTTATGGATTGGGATGGTGAGGAATTAGTGCATGATTATAGAGTTTGGGTACGAATGCCATCAAAGCCAGATTCTAATAAAGCTTCCCAACATTTTCCTTTGGATTTGCCCGGACAAGAATGGGGAAAAAACGATACTGATCTTAGAGAAGGGACATTGTCAATTGATTTGGATTCAATTAGAGTTTCGCACATTAAGTCTGTGAAAATTAAAAGCGTAGTATACGATGTTAATCACACAGAGTATAAAATTTCATCTGATGAAGTCGAAGATAAGTAA
- a CDS encoding AAA family ATPase — protein sequence MSSTDINYRDFVAFVYKQFEDKLSVQEIEDILFLEESYNKDSPASVGKALRLNRLVFSGIRNSGAVLNFDQPFHSGINIWIADNQKGKSTVFKIIKFALTGKDSIKKDIKPWIEEILLEFTVGKVTYTCHIDRTGRDRGSLYRFSIDQYKSYKSGFKLDTLDKQVEFSFRSALELEEKLQSFFFEQFSYYVLKFTQKNSAKDSVDLNTSSLSWATYFKSIYLESSNYKHLFFEQEGIGLQGKKIFEMVLGLPLTYPINMLKVQQDLVNVSLGQLKLVSGTKADTAKSLKAGLEKRYNEVTAELQTGIDNVAIIFQERPLLEEYAQVQQRVARVRKVHRELTESYQGEKSRQNRIEDESDNLKSDRKKVEAEIVRLQRQVLNMELYSQSQSFFTNLDIKSCPHCEITVSETKKEKEKEYHVCSLCGEEPKDQKIEKDEIDQKSAQIQQEITTHQQRLEKIIKSLDEKKVLIGEAKKNAENYNEKISSLPSAEADNKRMSEIEEHIAQIGREREKHKEQLEKKEQLIKEQAVLDFQLEEIKRAEISPVSEEFESLNLKRAVLEFALSSLEKKRSRLNQDILEKLETLILKEVNAFGLKSITKVSINEKYELIYTQNEVQIGFNDLSEGEKLRAKLAFYLSLIQLDIEHSLGRHPRFLIFDSPGSEEMVPQHLKGLAEIFKNVNDRFENELQIFVGSALREFSEITDKKRTFMKNADEFVF from the coding sequence GCTCCGTCTGAACAGGCTTGTCTTTTCAGGGATAAGGAATTCCGGAGCTGTGTTAAATTTTGACCAGCCTTTCCACAGCGGAATTAATATCTGGATTGCCGATAACCAGAAAGGAAAATCAACCGTATTCAAGATCATAAAATTTGCCCTTACCGGAAAGGATAGCATCAAAAAAGACATAAAGCCTTGGATAGAGGAAATTCTGCTGGAGTTTACCGTAGGTAAAGTGACTTATACCTGCCATATTGATCGCACCGGGCGCGACAGGGGGAGCCTTTACCGTTTTAGCATTGACCAGTACAAAAGTTATAAAAGCGGATTTAAGCTCGATACGCTGGATAAACAGGTTGAATTTTCTTTTAGAAGCGCACTGGAACTTGAAGAGAAACTCCAGAGTTTCTTTTTTGAGCAGTTTTCATATTATGTCTTGAAATTTACCCAGAAAAACAGCGCAAAGGATTCAGTTGACCTAAATACTTCAAGTCTGAGCTGGGCGACCTATTTTAAATCAATTTATCTGGAATCCAGTAATTACAAGCATTTATTCTTCGAACAGGAAGGCATTGGACTGCAGGGAAAAAAAATCTTCGAAATGGTTCTGGGACTGCCACTCACTTATCCTATAAATATGCTAAAAGTGCAGCAGGACCTCGTGAATGTGAGTCTTGGACAACTAAAGCTTGTCAGCGGAACAAAGGCCGATACGGCCAAATCTTTGAAAGCGGGACTTGAGAAAAGATATAACGAAGTAACAGCGGAACTGCAGACAGGAATCGATAATGTAGCAATTATTTTTCAGGAGCGCCCTTTATTGGAGGAATATGCCCAAGTTCAGCAAAGGGTTGCCAGAGTCAGAAAAGTGCATAGAGAACTTACTGAGTCCTATCAAGGGGAAAAATCAAGGCAAAACCGTATTGAAGATGAATCTGATAACCTGAAGAGCGACCGGAAGAAAGTGGAAGCGGAAATTGTAAGGCTTCAAAGGCAGGTCCTGAACATGGAGCTTTACAGCCAGTCTCAGAGCTTCTTTACCAATCTGGATATTAAGTCTTGTCCGCACTGTGAAATCACAGTAAGCGAGACTAAAAAGGAAAAGGAGAAAGAGTATCATGTCTGCAGCCTGTGTGGAGAAGAACCAAAGGATCAGAAGATAGAGAAGGATGAAATCGACCAGAAATCAGCTCAGATCCAGCAGGAAATTACAACGCATCAGCAGCGTCTGGAAAAAATAATTAAGAGTCTCGATGAGAAAAAAGTACTTATAGGCGAGGCAAAAAAGAATGCGGAAAATTACAATGAAAAGATTTCTTCGCTTCCATCTGCCGAAGCAGACAACAAAAGAATGAGTGAAATAGAAGAACATATTGCCCAGATAGGCAGAGAACGTGAAAAGCACAAAGAGCAGCTCGAAAAGAAGGAACAGCTTATAAAGGAACAGGCCGTGCTGGATTTCCAGCTTGAAGAAATAAAGCGCGCCGAAATCAGCCCAGTTTCGGAAGAGTTTGAAAGCCTGAATCTAAAAAGAGCTGTTTTGGAGTTTGCACTCTCTTCGCTGGAAAAAAAAAGAAGCAGGTTAAATCAGGATATTTTAGAAAAACTGGAGACACTCATACTCAAAGAAGTGAATGCCTTTGGTTTGAAAAGCATTACAAAGGTCAGCATTAATGAAAAATATGAATTGATATACACCCAGAATGAAGTGCAGATCGGCTTTAATGACTTAAGCGAAGGGGAAAAACTCAGGGCAAAACTGGCTTTTTATCTCAGTCTGATCCAGCTCGATATTGAACACAGTCTGGGAAGACATCCGCGCTTTCTGATATTTGACTCGCCCGGAAGCGAAGAAATGGTGCCCCAGCATCTTAAAGGGCTAGCGGAAATTTTTAAAAATGTGAATGACAGATTTGAAAATGAACTGCAGATATTTGTGGGCTCTGCTTTAAGGGAATTCTCTGAGATCACCGATAAAAAGCGCACTTTTATGAAAAACGCAGATGAATTTGTTTTTTAA